The following nucleotide sequence is from Pseudobutyrivibrio ruminis HUN009.
TAGCAAATCATCCAGAGTGGATGTGCCAGTCAGGCAAGATGATTTGGGACCTAAACATCGAAAAGAACATTGCCTTCAACGTGGGTTACGGCGCAAGCTGGGCATCGCGTGAATTGGAAGCCTTCGAAATGTTCTGGCATGCCGAGGGAATGAAGACATTCTTCAACGGCTCTGTTATATTAGATGGTGAAGAATATGTTGTAGATAAAGACAGCTGCTACGGCTACGCAGATAAAAACTGGGGAAAAGATTTCACATCCCCATGGGTATGGCTGGCAAGCTCTCATTTAAAGAGCAAGCTCACAGGTCAGTGGCTTGAAAATACAGCATTTGATATAGGCGGCGGACGCCCAAAGATTCGCACAGGAAAGACATTTGAAAATGTTATCCTTGGTGCAGTTTGGTATGAGGGCGAGCCATATGAGTTCAACTTCTCAAAGTTCTGGACTCTTACAAAGACAGATTTTGCTTGCACCACAGAGGGGGATGAGGTGGTTTGGAATATCACCCAGGAGACACCTCTTGCAAAGATAGAGGGCCACTTCACATGTCAGAAAAAGGACATGCTTCTTATTAATTACGAAGCGCCAAATGGAGAGAAGCGCCACAACAATCTTTGGAATGGCGGCAATGGCGTAGGCGAATTAAAGCTATACAAAAAGATTTTGAAAACCAAGGACAATGAGGATGGTTCTATGGCCAAATTCGAATGGGAATTGGTGGACGATATGGAAGCTTATAACATCGGATGTGAGTTCGGTGAATATGATAAATAAATAGTTAGGAGATTTATAAAATGGCAGTATTAAGCAATTGTAAGCCAGAGAGAGTATTTCATTATTTCGAGGAGATTTGTAACATCCCTCATCCAAGTTATC
It contains:
- a CDS encoding tocopherol cyclase family protein, which gives rise to MVKEKISQLGETVLEKIDGLDVKDKLLEGSFNHSDILRNNFMLKGALASEGYDWWWHSFTGHNKKTGEEKAFFIEFFTINPELGGDAPVFGQLPENKAAGKKPSYMMVKAGCWGEGAKQLHRFFGWNQVNIKEDAPFLISADNCFCSETRTLGMVEVTEEDVANHPEWMCQSGKMIWDLNIEKNIAFNVGYGASWASRELEAFEMFWHAEGMKTFFNGSVILDGEEYVVDKDSCYGYADKNWGKDFTSPWVWLASSHLKSKLTGQWLENTAFDIGGGRPKIRTGKTFENVILGAVWYEGEPYEFNFSKFWTLTKTDFACTTEGDEVVWNITQETPLAKIEGHFTCQKKDMLLINYEAPNGEKRHNNLWNGGNGVGELKLYKKILKTKDNEDGSMAKFEWELVDDMEAYNIGCEFGEYDK